In Candidatus Nomurabacteria bacterium, the DNA window TTGGGTTTGTTTAAGCAGCAGATAGCCAATTATGACATCCTGCACATTCAGCATGAATTTGGGTTCTTCCAGCATAACGAACTTGAGCAGTACGTAAAATTTGCAAAAAAAATGCACAAGAAGGTTATTTTTACTGTTCACACATCACCGGATGTAGTAATCATTATTCCAAAACTTGGAGGCATTGGGCCAAGAAGTATTTATAAATATTTACGTGAAAGAAGGCACGCAAACGAATTAATAAAAAGACACGTTATACCTCTCAGGCTGGCTGATATTGTCTTAGCCCATAACGAACTTACAATAAAATCTTTATTAGAATTTGGAGTTGCTAAAGATAAAGTTATCAGAATAAAGCACCCTATACCTAATCTTATTAGTAGACTTAGTAGCGATGAAATAAAATCAAAACTAGATTACCATGAAGGTGATATAATTTTTGCTTGTGTAGGTTTTATGCACAAACATAAAGGTCTTTTTGACGCAGTTAAGGCTCTAAACTATCTACCGCACACCTATAAATTGGCTATAATTGGAGGTGTGCATCCTTTTAGTGATTCAGCCGATATCTATAACAAAATTACAGATTTAATAGTTCAGTATAATTTACAGGACAGGGTATATATTACAGGATTCATTAAAGAAGATAATCGCTTAAATTCCCTTATACAGGAAGCTATTGTGTGCGTTTATCCTTATGATGGTGTTTATTACGGCAAGACTTCATCGGGGGCTCTAAACTTAGCTTTTGCCAACAGTATGCCGGTAATAGCATACCCAACTGCAACAATCAGGGAAATCGCAGAAGATTCAAAAGGTGCCGCAGTACTTACTGATACGTTCAGTTATTACGAGCTTGCACGAAAATTATTAACAACTAACTTTGAAGAAAAAAGGCAACAGTCGGTGAAATATGCCAAGATTATGTCGTGGAATATGCAAACATCTAAACTAACAAAAATTTATAAAAGTATTATTGACTAATGTTTTTAAATATGAGGTTTTTATAAATAAAATAATTCCATACGACTATAATAATAACTGTAATGAATTTTGCCACGTAGCCTGGTAAAGATATATAGTTTGAAAGTATATAAATTAAATAACTACTTAATAATATATTAAAAACTGCCAATAAGCTGTAAAAACTAACTGCGTATATTTTTTATACTTATATATGTTTTTACTAAACGACCATTGTCTATTTCCTAAGAAACTTACTATAAACCCGATAATAAAACTCAATACATTAGATGTGACAATGTTTAAATCTACTAAATAATAGAGTACTATGAAAAATACATACTCACTTATAAACGCCATGCCACCTACTAGTAAATATTTTATACCGCTATTTAATTTTGAAGACATATTTCTATTATAGATCATACTAATTGTAGATTTGTTATAATCATATATGACATGAGGGTATGTATAATAATTCCAGTTTATAATGAGGGTTCAGTAATTTTAAAAACAATAAAATCTATACAAAATGAACTTCAGCAAATAGAGCACTTAATTGTAGTGGTAGACGATGGTTCAGCTGATAACACAGATACACAAGCTAGAAAAGCAAAAGGAGTGATTGTAATTAACCATCTTATGAATATGGGGGCTGGTGCAGCGACGCGTACAGGTTTGAGGTATGCTAAGAATAACAGTTTTGATTTTGTTGTCACAGCCGATGCTGATGGACAGCATTTGCCAATGGATATTAAAAAAGTACTTAAGAGTTGTATGAATAAAGACGCAGATATGGTAATTGGCAGTAGATTAATAAATATCGCAAAAGGCATGCCTTGGTATAGAAGGCTTGGTAATAAAGGCCTAAACTACGTTACGGCACTGATTTTTGGCATAAATGTTACAGATTCACAATCTGGATTAAAAGCTATAAACAAAAAAGCTATAAATTTACTAACTTTTGATTCCAATAGGTTTGCGTTTAGTTCAGAAATGATTTGGAGAGCAAAAAGATGCAATCTACGCATTAGTGAAGTTCCAATACAGGCCGTTTATACACAATACTCATTAACAAAAGGACAGAGTAATTGGGGGGCAATTGATATAATAAGACAGTTAATAAAAAGAAGATTGATCAGGCTGATTAATGGATAAGTATACTTTATTATTAATACTGAACTTGCCTATTGCATTAATGGGTTTGCTTGCAGTACTAGAACAATATCATAAGAAGCGAATAGGCAAAATATCTCTCATATTAAAAACCATGTTTTGGCTTTCTGTCATTATTGGCCTACTATTTTCAGATACACTATATGAATATTTAGTAGCTAACAGTCTAACTGATAGTACGCCGTTAAGTATAATGGACGTTGTATTAATTACAGGCTTGAATGTATCTCTAGTAATGCACTCAAGCCAATTCATAAAATTGGACAATCTTGAAAGACAAATTAATGAACTTCATGAAATATTATCAATTAAGCTTTCAAAAAAATAATGAACATAAAAATATTTAGTACTAATAAAAGCTTATTATTAAAAGTTAGTCTGATATTCTTTGCTACTATAGCGTATCAATTAGACATAGACTATATATACACAATAACATTATTGGCAATTCTTTATATCTCTATTCCTAGGATAGGAGTAATAAAGAGTAAATTGAGCATATTAATTACATCTTTGTTAGTATATTTTTCTCTTATACAGTTATCAGCAGCAATACAATTTATGCTATTTAGAAATGGTGGATTTGAAGCTATAGTAATAACGAATGCGATTCTCATTATAATTTGCATAGTATTGTTTGAAAAAAAGAATAATGAAAAGATCCCAATTTTCAACCAACAGGATATGATCTCGTTTATGATCTTTGCGATGTTTTTACTACCTTTTGCTTATATTGCAGTAAAAAAAGGTACATATGAGGCTATTACTAATATAGGCGGTATTCAGGTAGTCGATTCTACTGTGCATTATGATTCATTGGGCTATGAAGAGACTAGGGGGGGATACCAATATAATAAGAGTTATTATCCGAGGGGATTTCATGTTTCAACATCGCTTGTCCAATCAGACCTAGGTGTAGTACAGCGTGACTCAAGTTGGAAGACGAACGCTCTAATATACGCTCTGCAGTATCTTATTTTTGCAGCATTACTAGTGTATAGCACCATATATTTAGCTACTACTTTGTTAAAATATTTTTATCAAAATAGTAATAAAAAGTCATCAACTTACGAATATTTTACGTTAGGTATAACATTAGCAATTCCATTATTGTTACTTTACCTTTTTCTATTTGTCCAGCAGGGGTTCTTAAATTATTTTTATGTATCTGCAGCTATATTATTCGCTTCAACGTTTCTATTTTTAGAAAAAAGAAAAACAATAGGTGAATTGTTGATTTCTAATAGCTTCATAGACAAGATACCATTGGTGTTCTTTATTTTAATTACAATAGGAGTTTCATACAGTTGGCCGATATTTACCCCAGTATTATTACTTATCATTTTATTAAGTCTTTTAAGTGTAGATAAATTTAGCATAAGAAAAATAGCTCATATATTGAATTCAAAAAATATTCTCATATTTATTCTAATACTATTCCATCTAGTTGCAATCTATTTCCAGATTCATTACGATGCTAAAAATGGGCTAGAAGCAACAGGCGCGCTCAGTAGTTTTAATAGTTTCTTTTTTTACAATATTTTTCATAGGAATTTTATTCTTATATCTTGATAATAATATCAAACTGAAACAAAGAATGAATGTATTAAACGTCGTTATACCGTATGTACTATTAATCGCATTTCTTATGTTAGTACAGTATTATCTAGTAGGTGAATCCAGGTACTATCTTATAAAAAGCTCTATAATAATGGAGCTTATATTATTTGCTATATTAGTGCCATATTTTATATATCGTGCAAATATACAAAATAAAAATCATATGTTAATAGTATATTTACCTGTATTAATGTCATTTCTTACTCTGACATCCATAGGCTACACAAAAACACCATTATTAGAGATTAGGTCACTTTATCGTGACTATAACAGCATTAGTAAGCCAAATTACTATGATGAAGATATATCAAAAATAATCCCATTAGCAGTGAACGAGAAATTGCATGACTATAATCTTATAGTTCTTCATGCGGACAATAATGGAAACCTATATTCTCATGCGCAGATATCTCGATGGGTAAATGCTATGGGTGTAGCAGATTCATCTAATCCAAGCTGTTTCTATAACGCATTTAATGAGCTTGCATATACTTCTAATAGCGTTGATAAAGATAATAAGATGATTAAATATATTAAAGAATGTTCTAATCAGCAGATGCATAAAAACAATGATTACTATATTATTACTGATTCAAATTCTGTAAATATACTTCAGAATAAAATAGATAAAATAGATAATATAAAATACATATTTTAGAATTTTGACAAGTCAACTATAGCTGGCCCATTGTTAAGCCTACCATTACCCCACCATGTTTCAAATACAAATTTATCGTAACTAGTATAGACATTTTGATATTTCCCATCTGAACTCTTCTCTATGTCTGTAATTCCATTCTGAGATATATGTATAAGTCTTCCTTCAGTTACTTCTTTTCCGTTGCCCCACCAAAGCTCGCGTACATAGCTTCCATCAGCAATGTACAGTTGATGCACACCGTTAGTAATATTTTTCTCAATTGCTACATTTTTTCTACCGCTCGGAGTAGTGGCCAGTTGAGCTGCATTACTAAATTTACTATTTTGACGCCACCATGTTTCATATACAGCATTATCAGTTGCCGTATATAAGAGTTCGGTACCATCTGTTAAATTTTGCTTTTCAATATCTACAATCTTATTCATAGGCAATACTTTTATACGCTCAATACTACCGTTAACAGGCCATTTCATTCTATATACTTCATAAGGCGTAGCAACATATACTTCATCTAGACCTAAAGTATCTTTTGCTTTAACCATGTCTACAGCATTTGTAATATTCCATAGTCTAAACCCACCACTTATTGCAGTAGAATCCTTCCACCAGTATTCATAAGGACCATCATTCGCAAGTACGTACAATTTGAAGACTGTTTCATTATTTTCAATAATCGTTTCATAAATTATTTTCTTAATATTTTCTTTACTAAGCACCTTAATGGGTTGTCCAAAATTTGAATTAACACCTTGCATTTTGTAAACAGCGTTTGTTGTCGCAAAATATATTGTTTGGGTGACTCCATCACGTTCATTAATTTTTGTGAAATCCTTTATTTCACCATCCGGAGAATAGAGTATAGTTTTCTTCTGCACACCGTTACTACCAGGCCATGAGAACATATCTATTTGCGTTTTTGTACTTGTAAATAACTGTTGAGTATTTGCAATGCTTGATTTAACAATCTGCTTCACTCTGTAGTTATCTCCTGCCAACGTACCACCGAACCAATCGTTAAAGTATCTCCAAAAGTTTCTATTACCATAAGCGCCACAATCGGCGCTACCATACATATTTGATAAGGCACCAGCGTTTGGTTGGTAAGGGGTGTAGTTATAAAGGGCGGCGGTTGCAGGGTTCTCTATAAATACTTGCGAGCCACCACAGGCTGCATTAGGACTGTATTGTATATAGCGTGATACACCCGCTTTGAAATTGTAGCTATTAGGGTAAGCGATATATCTTTTAAGTTGCCACGCGGCACTAGATACTTGATTATAAAAACCATAGTATTGGGCATCGCAAGGTGCGGTATCTGGGCAAGCATAGCCCATAGCTTTTTGATACTGCACGTTCCAAGGCCAATTATCTGTGACTAAACCTTGTTCTTTTTGCAGCATTACAATTAAAACTTGTGGGTTAATACCATACTCTTGAGCAACGTCCCATATTATTTGGGCGGCAGACTTGCCACCGGGGACATTGTAGGTTGGTCTTCCCGCATTATTTTCTTTTGTATTTATATTTTCTTTATACTCTTTTAGGCACGTCCAGGGTGGCTGATAACTTGGGTTGCTACTCGCTCGCCACCTGTCACAGGTGGGGACTTTAGCATCTAGGAACTGCTGTATTTGCTGTGCCGTCATAGAATTTTTATTATAAAAGACAGCATCGTCTATAATGCGCCCAGCTTTCCAATCGTTTGCAGTAACTGCATGTGCTTTTTGGGGTAAGGCAACTGGCAGCAGAATAGTAATCACTAAAAATACCATTGCAGCTGTAAAAGCCTTGTTTTTTAAGTGCTTAGCAAGCATTATTGTTTTACCTCTATTGTTTGCTGTGCGGTACCACTACGGTCTACACTTGT includes these proteins:
- a CDS encoding glycosyltransferase; translated protein: MNVIKVLHVTTHDEDCGIAKYQQNYIDSFTKNYPEIENQIFEYSPNKTKTMNEAQFNEALGLFKQQIANYDILHIQHEFGFFQHNELEQYVKFAKKMHKKVIFTVHTSPDVVIIIPKLGGIGPRSIYKYLRERRHANELIKRHVIPLRLADIVLAHNELTIKSLLEFGVAKDKVIRIKHPIPNLISRLSSDEIKSKLDYHEGDIIFACVGFMHKHKGLFDAVKALNYLPHTYKLAIIGGVHPFSDSADIYNKITDLIVQYNLQDRVYITGFIKEDNRLNSLIQEAIVCVYPYDGVYYGKTSSGALNLAFANSMPVIAYPTATIREIAEDSKGAAVLTDTFSYYELARKLLTTNFEEKRQQSVKYAKIMSWNMQTSKLTKIYKSIID
- a CDS encoding GtrA family protein, giving the protein MSSKLNSGIKYLLVGGMAFISEYVFFIVLYYLVDLNIVTSNVLSFIIGFIVSFLGNRQWSFSKNIYKYKKYTQLVFTAYWQFLIYY
- a CDS encoding glycosyltransferase family 2 protein, whose amino-acid sequence is MRVCIIIPVYNEGSVILKTIKSIQNELQQIEHLIVVVDDGSADNTDTQARKAKGVIVINHLMNMGAGAATRTGLRYAKNNSFDFVVTADADGQHLPMDIKKVLKSCMNKDADMVIGSRLINIAKGMPWYRRLGNKGLNYVTALIFGINVTDSQSGLKAINKKAINLLTFDSNRFAFSSEMIWRAKRCNLRISEVPIQAVYTQYSLTKGQSNWGAIDIIRQLIKRRLIRLING
- a CDS encoding DUF2304 family protein, which gives rise to MDKYTLLLILNLPIALMGLLAVLEQYHKKRIGKISLILKTMFWLSVIIGLLFSDTLYEYLVANSLTDSTPLSIMDVVLITGLNVSLVMHSSQFIKLDNLERQINELHEILSIKLSKK